ACCATCAGCATCGCCCCTTGCAGAAATGGTTGCAATAAGCGGTCCTCGGTCAGCTGCACCCCTCCAGAAGCCCTGAAGGACGTTACAGCGGTGTTCTACGATGAGGACAGGAATGAGATATACACTGGCAACAAACACGGTCTGCTGCATCTGTGGTCCAATTCATCCGGGTTTATTTTCAGGAAACTGTGATTGTGCAGTCTTCTTCTGCATTTCCTTGCTACGCACCATGTTAATAACCTAGAATTTAGCCTCCATGTCAAACTTAGACGGACATCTGAAGTGATTCGCCAAATACTGTGTTCTTTCAATAGCACTGTCGTCAGAATTTTCAGTTTTCAGATAACTGTGGTTCCTTTTCTATAAGCTGAATTTTATTTTTCCTGTAAGCTGAATTTTAATGCCCAGATTAGTCTTGTCTGATCAAATGGTTTGCAAACAATTCTTGATAATTTTGCTGAACAATCAGCTCAGCTGCTTGTTTGCAAAGCGAGTAACATTTGGAAGGTAGTCTAAATGCATGCAAGGTGGATTTGATTAGTATTATTAATGTACCTACATTTGGAAGGTAGTCTAAATGCATGCAAGGTGGATTTGATTAGTATTATTAATGTACCTGTTGCTTTGCAAGAACACTCGGACCCGAGTAGTCTGATACTCATGCGTTGGTTTTGTACTCATGACTTTGAAATATTAAAGAAACTGAAGGCATTTTGGTCCCCATGAATCGGGTGTCAAGTGATGCAAAGATCAAGTTCAGTATGAAACCTAAACATTTTTGGCAGATAACACCCCTGAAAATGGCATATGCTAGTATAGTTGCAAAGACAGCAACAGGACGTTATTTTCTCATGAACAAAAACAGAATTCTGTTTATCAAAGAACCCCGCACTACGTCTACAACAAAGTTCCAGAATCAAGTTACAGGAAATGTTGAGCGAAGAGGGATCCTAGATATTTACATCACACTAGAGAACAAACATGCTAGCTTTCTACCCAACAGGTTCACAGATGCAAAGAACAAATGAAACATTGTGGAGAGCACACTCCAATAGAAGTACAAGGACTCAGTAGTTCTCATTGGGAACAAAGAAGTCAAATGTCACATCAACGCTACCAGATGATTCTCCAGTGTCCTTGAAGTCGACGCCAACAATTTTCCCTCTGTATTGCTCTTCAGATTCCTGGTACTCTGGCTTCACACGGCGCACGGGAACAGTCACGGAGTACACCGTGCCAAGGCCAGCATCAGTTGAGATATCCACTTGGACGTTATCCCGTGATTCTATCTCGACAAACTCAGATAGCGCCTCAATGACATTCTCCACAATCTTTTTCTTTGCTTCATCACTGACCTCACACCTGTCTGAGAATAGGATCATCTTAAGCCTCTGTTTTGCAATGTTTGCATTGGAGTTCTCCTTTATGGTTGACACAGGAAAGATTATCTTCCATGCTAATTTCAGACGGTCAAGAAATCCCATGTTAACGACATTGTGAAGGAAGCCTTCCACCTCTTGAGTTATAGGAGAAAAATCCTTCCTTGAAAGAGCATAGGTCTGGGTGGAGCTCTGTGAACAGCTTTGACGTTCAATGATTAGCCGGCTGTTTGTAAGCATGTGATTGCTAGATGCTCCATGAGGGAAAGTACAAAAGTGTGCCTGCAGCATGACAATTATAATGGTCAGAATTCCAGTATAAACAATGCCAACATACTAGAAGCACATTGCAGTGCCAAAGCTAGTGGCAGTGCCTGGTATGATTCCACTCAAAATCCTAAACCTCCAATACTGAAACTTGCACGAATCTGCATGATAGCATCAGAGCTATACGCAGTACTAGGGCTAATACCTGGTATGTGTGACAGAGCAGTGCATTAGTTTAATTATTCATACATGAGTCATTTCATAGTTAATTGAGCAAGCACGCTTCAGGCCTTCTATCAACAATACAATAAAGAAATGTGCAtatgaaaaaaattaaacaCAGAGCTAATCTAACAGAGCAAGAATAACATGACAGCAAGGCAGGTAGAAACCACATTTTATGAGGTGAACCCCTAAAATTTGGTCAAAGATAGCCTCAGGAACTCTCTTAACTCTTGAGTCCTGATGACAAGGCCAGCCTACTCTtatgtactccctccttcctcgtttataaggcacacacgcatatcaagattcaaacatttatatctttgaccaataatttaactattaatttttaatttttataatgtaaattttatatgattggattcgtcatcaaatatagtttacaatgattataaatttataatcataaatgatataatatatgacaaataaatggtcaaagcaTCGTTTGGAAGACCGTGCCATGTTCCACCGTGCCTTATAAACGAGGAAGGAGAGAGTACCATCCAATTTTAGGATGAAAAAAATGACATCTGATTTGagatttatattttaaaaaattgagaAAGATCCTAATACAaagtaatttttataaatacaaaCGTTCTTATTTATAGCTACCTTTCCAACCAGATTCATACTCTCCAGATCTACTACCAAGTATCGATGTacaatgaaaagaagaagaaaccacACACCAGCTTCGCTAGAGCACCAAACCCACGTGAAATGGAGATGCCAAACCCCTACCAGTCAGTTTACATTCATTGCTACATTTGATGGAGTAAAGTCTAATTTTCCAATGTATTATCATAGGCAGCAAAATATGATTGCAATTAAACGAGACCAATAAGAAAGGAGACAAAGGCTACTTTAGTTTTGAGCATAGCACACTATCAAATGGGACACAATCACACAAAATCTGTACATACAAGGTAGCAAATGACAGAATGAAGGGGAAAAAAAATCCTTTCACCAGGAAATCAA
The nucleotide sequence above comes from Panicum virgatum strain AP13 chromosome 3K, P.virgatum_v5, whole genome shotgun sequence. Encoded proteins:
- the LOC120699525 gene encoding cell division topological specificity factor homolog, chloroplastic-like gives rise to the protein MALPVSGGGDACALRAPSASSLRPPLRRAAGAKAHFCTFPHGASSNHMLTNSRLIIERQSCSQSSTQTYALSRKDFSPITQEVEGFLHNVVNMGFLDRLKLAWKIIFPVSTIKENSNANIAKQRLKMILFSDRCEVSDEAKKKIVENVIEALSEFVEIESRDNVQVDISTDAGLGTVYSVTVPVRRVKPEYQESEEQYRGKIVGVDFKDTGESSGSVDVTFDFFVPNENY